Proteins encoded by one window of Odocoileus virginianus isolate 20LAN1187 ecotype Illinois unplaced genomic scaffold, Ovbor_1.2 Unplaced_Scaffold_37, whole genome shotgun sequence:
- the LOC139033696 gene encoding interferon omega-1-like: MAFVLSLLMALVLVSYGPGGSLGCDLSQNHVLAGRKTLRLLGQMRRLSPRFCLQDRTDFAFPQEMVEGGQLQEAQAISVLHEMLQQTFTLFHTERASAAWDTSLLEQLRTGLHQQLDHLDACLGQVMGEEDSALGRMGPTLAVKRYFQGIHVYLQEKGYSDCAWEIVRMEIMRSLSSSTSLQERLRMMDGDLNSP, translated from the coding sequence ATGGCCTTCGTGCTCTCTCTACTGATGGCCCTGGTGCTGGTCAGCTACGGCCCGGGAGGATCCCTGGGCTGTGACCTGTCTCAGAACCACGTGCTGGCTGGCAGGAAGACCCTCAGGCTCCTGGGCCAAATGAGGAGGCTCTCCCCTCGCTTCTGTCTGCAGGACAGAACGGACTTCGCTTtcccccaggagatggtggagggcgGCCAgctgcaggaggcccaggccaTCTCTGTGCTCCACGAGATGCTCCAGCAGACCTTCACCCTCTTCCACACAGAGCGCGCCTCTGCTGCCTGGGACACCAGCCTCCTGGAGCAGCTCCGCACTGGACTCCATCAGCAGCTGGACCACCTGGACGCCTGCCTGGGGCAGGTGATGGGAGAGGAAGACTCTGCCCTGGGAAGGATGGGCCCCACGCTGGCCGTGAAGAGGTACTTCCAGGGCATCCATGTCTACCTGCAAGAGAAGGGATACAGCGACTGTGCCTGGGAAATCGTCAGAATGGAAATCATGAGATCCCTCTCTTCATCAACCAGCTTGCAAGAAAGGTTAAGAATGATGGATGGAGACCTGAACTCACCTTGA